The genomic DNA GTAATCTGGTCGCGCGCCCGGCGTCCATGGCGCGACCTCGGCTTGGTGCCGCCGAATGATTGGCGCGTCTACCTCGGCGTCGGGGTGATGCTGGGCGTCGGCATGCTCGTCGTCCGCCAGAATCGCGCGGTGTATCGCGCGAAACCCGAGCGCCTCGACGAGCTGGCCAAGCAGATCGGCAACGTCGAGATGATTCTGCCGCACAACGCGCGCGAGTTCCGCTGGTTCATGGTTCTCTCATGTACCGCGGGGGTCTGCGAGGAGCTGCTCTATCGCGGATTTCTTACGTGGCTGCTCGTGGCGTACGTCGGACTGCCGGCGGCGATCGTTCTCGTGGCCGTCGTGTTCGGCGTTGCACATGCGTATCAGGGACCGCGCGGCATGATCAAGACGGGTGTCGTCAGTCTCATCATGAGTCTCATCGTGCTCGGGAGCGGGTGGCTGATCCCGGCGATGGTCATTCACGCGCTGGTGGATATCTCGGGC from Gemmatimonadaceae bacterium includes the following:
- a CDS encoding CPBP family intramembrane glutamic endopeptidase, which translates into the protein MPNLLDVAFALFFAVGVAGAAVLYFDRELKRRIAAGVPNARLNAYRRATAVQWALAAAAIVIWSRARRPWRDLGLVPPNDWRVYLGVGVMLGVGMLVVRQNRAVYRAKPERLDELAKQIGNVEMILPHNAREFRWFMVLSCTAGVCEELLYRGFLTWLLVAYVGLPAAIVLVAVVFGVAHAYQGPRGMIKTGVVSLIMSLIVLGSGWLIPAMVIHALVDISGGVLGFAVLRRPGAVPAIATT